In Dasypus novemcinctus isolate mDasNov1 unplaced genomic scaffold, mDasNov1.1.hap2 scaffold_274, whole genome shotgun sequence, one genomic interval encodes:
- the MIF gene encoding macrophage migration inhibitory factor, with product MPMFVVNTNVPRASVPDGLLSELTQQLAQATGKPAQYIAVHVVPDQLMAFGGSSEPCALCSLHSIGKIGGAQNRSYSKLLCGLLAERLRLSPDRIYINYYDMNAANVGWNGSTFA from the exons ATGCCGATGTTCGTCGTGAACACCAACGTGCCCCGCGCCTCCGTGCCGGACGGGCTCCTCTCCGAGCTCACCCAGCAGCTGGCGCAGGCCACGGGCAAGCCGGCTCAG TACATCGCGGTGCACGTGGTCCCGGACCAGCTCATGGCCTTCGGCGGCTCCAGCGAGCCGTGCGCGCTCTGCAGCCTGCACAGCATCGGCAAGATCGGCGGCGCGCAGAACCGCTCCTACAGCAAGCTGCTGTGCGGCCTGCTGGCCGAGCGCCTGCGCCTCAGCCCGGACAG GATCTACATCAACTACTATGACATGAACGCGGCCAATGTGGGCTGGAACGGCTCCACCTTCGCCTGA